One region of Carassius gibelio isolate Cgi1373 ecotype wild population from Czech Republic chromosome A1, carGib1.2-hapl.c, whole genome shotgun sequence genomic DNA includes:
- the rnf150a gene encoding RING finger protein 150a has protein sequence MAVSLTQACRSLALSTWLLSFCFVHLLCLDFTVAEKEEWYTAFVNITYLDPVTSEIKTDKSECGRYGEHSPKRDARGFVFMPSLLQDRQVCDSNTKFPLPHPNIPWIALIARGNCTYREKIRHAAALNASAVVIFNMGSTNSNETITMPHHGTGDVVAIMIPEPKGREIMALLEKNITVAMHITIGTRNLQKYVSRTSVVFVSISFIILMIISLAWLVFYYIQRFRYANARDRNQRRLGDAAKKAISKLQVRTIRKGDKETESDFDNCAVCIEDYKPNDVVRILPCRHVFHKNCVDPWLQDHRTCPMCKMNILKALGIPANTDCSDDSPPDYEMSVSGPPTNPVTGASEVSVGESLVVLDPAVRAIGLSHISHQMDSFLQAGESRHIASSEHQPSMSTDSDTSLVMPVELVLSNTDLRSDPEQDEVKS, from the exons ATGGCAGTGTCCCTGACCCAAGCCTGCCGGAGTCTTGCCCTGTCTACATGGCTGCTGTCGTTTTGCTTCGTGCATTTGCTGTGTCTGGACTTCACAGTGGCAGAGAAGGAGGAATGGTACACTGCCTTTGTCAACATCACTTACCTGGATCCAGTCACATCTGAAATAAAGACAGACAAGAGTGAATGTGGCAGATATGGGGAGCACTCTCCTAAAAGAGATGCCAGGGGCTTCGTGTTTATGCCATCTCTTCTGCAGGACAGACAGGTGTGTGACAGTAACACTAAATTCCCTCTCCCTCATCCCAACATCCCATGGATAGCACTGATAGCCCGAGGAAACTGCACCTACAGGGAGAAGATCAGACACGCTGCTGCTCTCAATGCATCCGCTGTGGTCATTTTCAACATGGGCTCCACCAACTCCAATGAGACCATTACTATGCCACATCACG GAACCGGCGATGTGGTGGCGATCATGATTCCTGAGCCCAAAGGTCGTGAGATCATGGCCCTGCTGGAGAAGAACATAACCGTGGCCATGCACATCACCATCGGCACGCGTAACCTGCAGAAATACGTCAGCCGCACCTCCGTGGTGTTCGTCTCCATCTCCTTCATCATCCTGATGATCATCTCTCTGGCCTGGCTGGTCTTCTACTACATCCAGCGCTTCCGCTACGCAAACGCACGCGACCGCAACCAG AGGCGATTGGGCGACGCTGCAAAAAAGGCCATAAGCAAGTTACAAGTGCGGACCATCAGGAAGGGTGACAAG GAAACCGAGTCGGACTTTGATAACTGCGCAGTGTGCATCGAAGACTACAAACCTAATGATGTTGTCAGGATCCTGCCGTGTCG GCATGTCTTCCATAAGAACTGTGTGGACCCCTGGCTGCAGGACCACAGGACCTGTCCCATGTGCAAAATGAACATCCTTAAGGCGCTGGGCATACCG GCCAATACAGACTGTTCTGATGACAGCCCTCCTGATTATGAGATGTCCGTCAGCGGGCCGCCCACCAACCCTGTGACGGGCGCTAGTGAGGTCTCAGTGGGCGAGAGCCTGGTGGTCCTGGACCCAGCTGTCAGAGCAATAGGACTGTCTCATATTTCCCACCAGATGGACTCGTTCCTGCAGGCTGGAGAGAGCCGCCACATCGCCAGCA gTGAACACCAGCCCTCCATGAGCACAGATTCAGACACCTCCCTCGTCATGCCAGTGGAGCTCGTCCTGTCCAACACTGACCTGCGGTCTGATCCAGAACAGGACGAGGTCAAGTCCTGA